TACGCCCTGCCTTCCTCATGTGTCGTCATGGCTGCGCGGGCTCACCGGGGCCGGGGAGGCCACCGGTCCGCGCCGACGCCATAAGCCTGCCACAACGGGCCCCGGCCTGACACGTCAGCTGACGCGGCGCACCCACACGTCGGGGCGGGCGAGCTCAGCCGGCGTGGGCAGCAGCTCGGGATCGGCCCACACGGCGTTGAGCCCCTCGTGCCCGATACGGGTCACGACGCTGCGCACGAAGGCGGCGCCGTCGGCGTACTGGGCCTCCTTGGCCTCCAGGCCCATGAGCCGGTGCAGCAGGAGCGAGCCCAGTCCGGGCCCGGGGCCGATGCCGCCGTCGGCCGCGCGGCTGCGCGAGAGCACGGCCCGGAGCCGGTGGACCGAGGGCATCCGGTTGGGGTGCACGTCATCGAGGACGACCTCGGCGTGTCCCTCCAGGAAGGTGAGCGCGGCGGCCAGGGAGGCGACCTCGGCGCGGTCCGTGACGTTCATCAGACCCTCGAGCACCCGCCCTCGGCCGGCGCGCGCCGCAAGGCGCACCGCCCGGCCCCGCCGCGGTCGACTCCCCCGCTCCTGCCGGCTCCCGCCGCCGGCGCTTCGGGCACCGTCGGCACTGCCGTAGGCGGCCTCGACGACGGCGCCGATCACCATGCGCATGGAGTCCGACAGGTAGGGGCCGAGCCAGGGCGCGGCGGCCAGCTGGACGGCGTGGGTCATCTCGTGCAGGCAGACCCAGGCGGGCAGGTCGAGCATGTCCAGGTCCATCTGGCGGCGCACCGCCAGTACGTTGGGGGCTACGAGCAGCAGGTGCGGCGACGCCGCCCCATCCCAGCCT
This region of Actinomyces oris genomic DNA includes:
- a CDS encoding zinc-dependent metalloprotease — translated: MTTQGTAAGLVDWRTVERLTALIPAGPSASRSARASSVAVLRRSAQEAPAWVARITGLNRAAQQVAETTRVSVVDRAGLVRASSRALRGLMEQVPAPPASEAIQLVGAAEVAGAMSLLATRLLGQVVPAAPSGTSGHGGGSAGPAHPSGEGDGEGDDVVTPATESARDVTTGGGWDGAASPHLLLVAPNVLAVRRQMDLDMLDLPAWVCLHEMTHAVQLAAAPWLGPYLSDSMRMVIGAVVEAAYGSADGARSAGGGSRQERGSRPRRGRAVRLAARAGRGRVLEGLMNVTDRAEVASLAAALTFLEGHAEVVLDDVHPNRMPSVHRLRAVLSRSRAADGGIGPGPGLGSLLLHRLMGLEAKEAQYADGAAFVRSVVTRIGHEGLNAVWADPELLPTPAELARPDVWVRRVS